The DNA segment AGCTTCTGCAGGGAGAGATTGAAAATCACCGCGAGGACATCAAACGCAGCAATAAATGGTGGGACGGACACGAAGAGGCCATAAGGAATTTCgaaaagaggaaggaggcccTTGCTGTCATGAAGGCCAAGCAGAAGACGGAAGGTTGAGAAACGGTCGCAACAAAGATAGTCTTGGAAGGCAAATAAACGAGTCAAATGTTGTTTCATCCCTTGTGCCCCTCGCTTTGTATGCTATGCTCATGTAAGAGCCAGAGAGCCGCCTGCCAATGCTATTATGCAAGGACGCCAAAAGCATAGCCAAAAATGCGTCAACTTGGGTTCGTAATTCCAATTTTCATGACAAAATGCTGGGTTTCTTAGCATAAACAACATAGCTACTCCACGGTCAGtgtctcatctcatcaaggCCACATGATGCCGACTTACTAGGGCACCCAACTGTGCATGTTGCGGTTCACCACTTCATTTCTTGCCCTGGCCATCAAGACCTGAAAGTAAGTCTGGTCACCGCCAAGGATGTCCTTGTAGCCCCGTGCAAAGACATTCATGATGCCATCCCTGTAGTGTGTCAACTCCAGGGCACCAATCCTCTTGAGTCTCTCATCCTTTGGCCatgggttggttggaatCTTGTACATCTTTTGCACAATATCCTCGtatccctcctcttccagatACTTTGTCCAGCTCAAAGGCTCCATCCCTGAGACGCCGACCTTGGCGGACATGTCGAAAAAGATCTGCGCCGTCTCCAGGTAGGCGCTATCCTTGGGCAGAGTGTCATCGTCGGATGAGAACAATGGGACGGATGCGCCAAGCTGGAGGTATGCCCCCGGCTTGAGCGCCCTCTTGGCCTGGCGAAAGAGCCTCGGCCAGTCCCGGATGGCCATGATTAGTTCCCTTGCGTGGATGAAGTCAAACTTGTTCTCCCCCCAAAGCCAGTCGTTCTCGATGTCGTCGATCTCAAAActgaggttgggagggaTGAGGTTCGGTTGGGTAGGCGCGAGATCGACGCCGATGACCTCGGCCGACGGAAACATGTCTGCCACTTCGATGGCCCAGATGCCAGAGCCCGTGCCAAGGTCGAGAATCTTTTGCGGGTCAGAAGGCACGGGGCAAATGAATAGGCGgttgccaaggaggagggtgaacTTGTAGTGTTGGAGATCATTGCGGTCCAGCTGTGCAGGGCATCAGCGATTTGTCAGAAAGAACATGCAGATACCACCAGCAGAGCAAAAAtacctcctcatcgtcaatGGGAAGCCATTGTTTGTGCATGCCGTATGCAGCATAAAGCCTCCCATTTTCCTCAACGCCGCGCCGAATGTCAGATGCGATGGAGCTCAAATACCGTGTCGATGTTGATTCCGCATATCCCTCATCATCTGTCCACCGGTCGGGCTCGATGCTGTCGTTATCGGTGTCGGTGGCAGTGGGTGCCGAGAGACTCTCATTGAGCGAGGGCGCAATGCCGGGCTCGTCAAAGTCGCACTGTTGTTCGTTGGTATCGGTCTTATTTGTCGCGAGGTGCTTGCCCTTGTCTTGACGTTGATCGTCGCCGGAGCCGAAGCCGGCTGGGTCGTCGTCATGATCTGTGTAGGGCATTTTGATGGCAATCGCAACGACGAAGAAGGGATGAAAGGATCATCATGATGCGTGTCAGATGGAAAAGCAGAAAGGTGGGGAAGAGAGTAAATGGCATGTGTCCCAAAGGGCCAAAGGGGCGCTGAGATTTCCTGTGGCTTGCCTGGACCTTGGGAATCCCGACCAACTGGGTCCTTTGTTTTCCTGCCGTGTTCTGTGCCGGAGTCTTGAGGGTGGGTGACATGCAGCTTTTTTCGCATCCTGTGCTGGGTAGGTTTTTGTCCAGCCGTTCGCTGACTGGCGGCTGCTCCGGGTTCCAATCCATCGGGACACATCGCCCCGGTCCTGTTTGTCCCTCGGCTGGTAGGTGTGTCGCTGATCCACGGCTTGCTAATGTGGTCAGGTCGAgtttgttcttttttcttttctgtttcATCCTCCGTGATGTCGCAGAAACAGACCATCTCAGCCGAACCGCCCCCGCCAGCATGTGCCTCCATGGCACTGCAATAATAGCAGCGTACTGACCAATGAGAAGGGGCCGAGATgcacaaccccaaccccccctcgtTTGTGTAACTCGGGCAGAGATAAGTCCGGTCGCTGCTAACAGGTATGGACGACCCGACAGTCTGGCTCCCGGGGCCGACGGGATGTTGGGATTTTCATGACTTCCATCAGCCAATTCCACTGTGTTGCTCTTAATCTGTGGGGTGTAACAGCCTATCTGCTCTCCTCCCTGCGACCCCCGCATTCTCGACGACCACGGCCCCTCAGTTGAACCCCCGCACCAATCGCAATAGTATCATGAGCGGTTGGTACTTTTGTTCGATATTCTGTCCTCCTGCAGCTTCATGATCCTGGGCCAGGCACTGCGGGGTATGTGAGCATCATCCCCGGTAGCCCCTTGTGGAAGACATCgcgagatggtgatgggattGGCTAGGTATTTAACATGCCGCTGCACCTCATCCATTGGGCCGCCCTTCTCTCTGCTACCAGCTGCCGCATCAACCGCTCCTCAGTGCCACCCCCAACTCCGCCATGGCTTTACCCACCAAGCAAGAGGTCCAGGATCTCGTCAAACAGCTGACTGAAGCTGCCAACGCCTATGATGATTCCGCCAGTCTTGCCGGTCATCTCGCCCGCACCGACATTATCGCAAGGGCGAAGGACCTCCAACGTGCGTTGATCACTGCCGATCAGACACCTGCCTATCATGGCCTAAACGTGAGTTTCTTTCACTACTCATCTGCACCATGAGATATCATATGCTGACTTTGTTGTTTGTGAACAGATGGCCGAGTTGATTGCTGCCCGCACCTTCATCAAGATTGGAGCTCTCGACGCCATCCCCGAGACGGGAACCATTTCCCTCCACGGTCTCTCCAAGGCCACCGGAGCCCAAGAATCTCTCCTCGGTTTGTTTATCAGATTCGACAGCCTCGACCTTGTTGCGTGACTGACCATGAATGGCAGAGCGCGATGCCCGTATCCTCGTGGCCACTGGCTTTCTGCTCCAGCCTTCTGCCACCACCCTTGCCTACGCTCACAGCAAGTTCAGCCTCGTCTACCGCGCTGACTCGCCGGCCGGTTACTTCTTCCTTGCCCTCTATGACCAGTACCTCAAGCATGCCTACAACTTTGACGACTATCTCGAGGCGCACGGCCAGGTCTCTGCGGCCCGCGAACCCGATGatcccctccacaacccctgCACCTGGAACGCAAAGCAGGATGGTGTGTCTGTCTGGCAGATCATGGCTCAGAACCCGGAGAAGCTGGACCAGTTCCAAAAGGGATTGGCCGGCATTGATGTTGCCGTCCCGCCCGTGGGTCATTTTGACTTTTCATTGTTGAAAAACAGCGACGAGGAGAATGCTGCGGGGATCAAGGAGCTGGTTGATGTCGGGGGTGGCCATGGAGTGGTGTTGTCCAAGATTCTCGCTGCTCATCCAGACTTGGGTGCCAGGAACACCGTGTTGCAGGAACGGAAGGACATTTGTGCTCTGGCCGCTGAACATCTGCCCGAGGGAGCAGTGGCGATGGAACATGATTTTACAAAGGAACAGCCTGTGAAAGGTAAGTCTGGGTCATTGTCCTGGTGGATTCCATGAATATTGCTGACTTCAGTTGCTCAACAGGAGCGAAGGGCTATTTCTTCCGGATGATCATGCACGACTATTCCGACGCCGTTGCCTCAGGGATTCTGAAGCAGATCGTACCTGCCATGAACAGCCAGTCCAGGGTCCTGGTCTGTGATATGATCTTGCCGCAAAAGGTTGGGGAGGCCGACTTTGCAGCGGCCGTGATGGATCATGCCGTTATGACCATGGGTGGCAAGGAAAGAACTGAGGAAGGCTTCAGAAAGATCTTTGACGCTGCTGGACTGGAGTTGGTCAAGGTTTGGAGGGCCCCGGGCGTTcctggtggtgtggttgagggaaGGCTGAGGGCTAACTGATTTGATGACACGAGAAGATGACAACTGAGCAGATTTTTACGTTGTCAGAAGTATTGTGATGTCTTGATAGGTAGTttggcctttttttctctttcttctgGCTATATTAATGAAGATCTCTTTTTGGATATCTGATTTTGTCTCTGGAGTAACCTTTATGTGTCTGTGTGCTAGGAAACACGCCGCCGTCAGTGTCACTGGGCCAGCTTATGTAACTTGCTCTTGTG comes from the Podospora pseudocomata strain CBS 415.72m chromosome 5, whole genome shotgun sequence genome and includes:
- a CDS encoding hypothetical protein (COG:S; EggNog:ENOG503NX4I), translating into MPYTDHDDDPAGFGSGDDQRQDKGKHLATNKTDTNEQQCDFDEPGIAPSLNESLSAPTATDTDNDSIEPDRWTDDEGYAESTSTRYLSSIASDIRRGVEENGRLYAAYGMHKQWLPIDDEELDRNDLQHYKFTLLLGNRLFICPVPSDPQKILDLGTGSGIWAIEVADMFPSAEVIGVDLAPTQPNLIPPNLSFEIDDIENDWLWGENKFDFIHARELIMAIRDWPRLFRQAKRALKPGAYLQLGASVPLFSSDDDTLPKDSAYLETAQIFFDMSAKVGVSGMEPLSWTKYLEEEGYEDIVQKMYKIPTNPWPKDERLKRIGALELTHYRDGIMNVFARGYKDILGGDQTYFQVLMARARNEVVNRNMHSWVPYSYVVYAKKPSILS
- a CDS encoding hypothetical protein (EggNog:ENOG503P1B3; COG:S), which produces MALPTKQEVQDLVKQLTEAANAYDDSASLAGHLARTDIIARAKDLQRALITADQTPAYHGLNMAELIAARTFIKIGALDAIPETGTISLHGLSKATGAQESLLGLFIRFDSLDLVA
- a CDS encoding hypothetical protein (EggNog:ENOG503P1B3; COG:S) gives rise to the protein MAERDARILVATGFLLQPSATTLAYAHSKFSLVYRADSPAGYFFLALYDQYLKHAYNFDDYLEAHGQVSAAREPDDPLHNPCTWNAKQDGVSVWQIMAQNPEKLDQFQKGLAGIDVAVPPVGHFDFSLLKNSDEENAAGIKELVDVGGGHGVVLSKILAAHPDLGARNTVLQERKDICALAAEHLPEGAVAMEHDFTKEQPVKGAKGYFFRMIMHDYSDAVASGILKQIVPAMNSQSRVLVCDMILPQKVGEADFAAAVMDHAVMTMGGKERTEEGFRKIFDAAGLELVKVWRAPGVPGGVVEGRLRAN